The Sphaerospermopsis torques-reginae ITEP-024 genome has a window encoding:
- a CDS encoding ComF family protein produces MFKNLLNLFLQNNCPICQRNTKQQLCQYCNKQLQSCHLQNPNVLWKEPLPVFSWGSYGGTLKRAIAVMKYENHPEIGRLLGQYLGESWLLNCTLKNQKPVIVPIPLHPKKLEERGFNQAEIIAQGFCQITGLKLKSNGLARIKNTKAQFSVSGAEREQNLADAFALGLDFSRTHPDAPVLLVDDIYTTGATVKSAVYTLNQGHISVLGVAAVATTGKDRSA; encoded by the coding sequence ATGTTTAAAAATTTACTCAATTTGTTTTTACAGAACAATTGCCCGATATGCCAGCGCAACACAAAACAGCAACTTTGTCAATATTGTAATAAACAATTACAAAGCTGCCATCTGCAAAACCCCAATGTCTTATGGAAAGAACCTTTACCCGTGTTTAGTTGGGGGAGTTATGGAGGAACATTGAAAAGGGCGATCGCCGTCATGAAATATGAAAACCACCCAGAAATTGGGCGGTTATTGGGTCAGTATTTAGGAGAATCATGGTTATTAAATTGTACATTAAAAAATCAAAAACCTGTAATTGTACCAATACCACTCCACCCAAAAAAGCTGGAAGAAAGGGGTTTTAATCAAGCTGAAATCATCGCCCAAGGATTTTGTCAAATCACTGGGTTAAAATTAAAATCAAATGGATTAGCCAGAATAAAAAATACAAAAGCACAATTTAGCGTATCCGGTGCAGAAAGAGAACAAAATTTAGCAGATGCTTTTGCTCTAGGATTGGATTTTAGCCGTACTCATCCAGATGCACCCGTGCTATTAGTGGATGATATTTATACTACTGGCGCAACCGTCAAATCTGCTGTATATACACTTAATCAAGGTCATATTTCTGTATTGGGGGTAGCGGCTGTAGCCACAACGGGTAAAGATAGATCAGCCTAG
- a CDS encoding PPC domain-containing protein: MNKAFAVGLKKIIIFPVSILTMLFSTNTVFAQNANNANTNNLYKPIPLNSSSEISDTLTATDIPTGQGGFARDYTVKLNKGDNLAIDLSSENFDTIITLLGPDGSTVAENDDGPDGTSNSLLFTRITETGNYIVRVRSFGETGVGKYRLKVTKLQPVK, translated from the coding sequence ATGAACAAAGCTTTTGCAGTGGGTTTAAAAAAAATAATTATCTTCCCTGTAAGTATACTGACAATGTTATTCAGTACAAATACTGTATTTGCTCAAAATGCAAATAATGCAAATACAAATAACTTATATAAACCCATTCCCTTAAATAGTAGTTCAGAAATTTCTGATACATTAACAGCTACAGATATTCCCACAGGTCAAGGAGGATTTGCGCGTGATTATACAGTTAAGTTAAATAAAGGTGATAATTTAGCTATTGATTTGTCATCTGAGAACTTCGACACTATTATTACTCTTTTAGGTCCAGATGGTTCAACAGTGGCAGAAAATGATGATGGACCAGATGGGACAAGTAATTCTCTCCTATTTACCCGCATTACCGAAACAGGAAATTATATTGTTCGTGTCCGGTCTTTTGGAGAAACGGGAGTGGGAAAGTATAGACTCAAAGTAACCAAACTGCAACCAGTGAAGTAG
- a CDS encoding GNAT family N-acetyltransferase, translating into MKLLYQNFIIRDWQKSDCTAAANVISTVLAEYGLGWEADGADRDVLEIEEYYLAVGGEFWVIEHQNKIVGTGAYYPIKRGEQAVEIRKMYLLPEIRGLGLGKYLLQQLELTIEKRGFKQIWIETASVLKEAVQLYENNGYIPATGVETKRCDRVYVKYLRE; encoded by the coding sequence ATGAAACTATTGTACCAAAACTTTATCATTCGTGACTGGCAAAAGAGCGATTGCACAGCAGCAGCAAACGTAATTAGTACAGTCTTAGCAGAATATGGCTTAGGTTGGGAAGCAGACGGTGCAGATAGAGACGTTTTAGAAATTGAGGAATATTACTTAGCTGTTGGTGGTGAATTTTGGGTAATTGAACACCAAAACAAAATAGTAGGTACAGGGGCATATTATCCCATAAAACGGGGAGAACAGGCTGTAGAAATCAGAAAAATGTATCTTTTACCAGAAATTCGTGGTTTAGGTTTAGGAAAATATTTATTACAGCAGCTAGAATTAACTATAGAAAAACGCGGATTTAAACAAATTTGGATAGAAACAGCCAGCGTCTTAAAAGAAGCGGTTCAGCTTTATGAGAATAATGGATATATCCCCGCTACAGGAGTGGAAACAAAAAGATGCGATCGCGTGTATGTAAAATATCTTAGGGAATAG